One Helianthus annuus cultivar XRQ/B chromosome 12, HanXRQr2.0-SUNRISE, whole genome shotgun sequence genomic region harbors:
- the LOC118485112 gene encoding protein FAR1-RELATED SEQUENCE 6-like codes for MVINRMTDKKKYLADYSFEYFVDDGKRLTGLFWADGLCKLNYIEFGDVISFDATFKTNRYKMVFVPFTGIDNHCRNVTVSAGLLASESIESYKWLLNSFLKSFGRQPNVVVTDQDPAMKQAIEEVFPISRRRLCMWHIMKKVADKHLLLLVGHDLCNNDEFKRRMCDIVWTDSIEPEEFERQWKLVMIEFGLTENKWIDDMFGMRSMWIPAFYRHEPMSGLMRTTSRSETDWSQTTLGKDAAKIYTRSIFFDQQLEIHGTISECLPMDTKVEGPRIRILLKDFKAHGDGLLEGKKKMEGVQIENGGRDKDNEVEDDEEEDDFEDYSSDDVSEEDQWEEVSEDDEDE; via the exons ATGGTAATAAATAGGATGACTGACAAAAAAAAGTATTTAGCTGATTATTCGTTTGAATACTTTGTTGATGATGGCAAACGGTTAACTGGTTTGTTCTGGGCTGATGGTTTATGCAAGCTTAACTATATTGAATTTGGGGATGTGATATCGTTCGAtgcaactttcaagacaaacag gtacaagatggtgtttgttccgttCACTGGCATTGACAACCATTGTCGAAATGTAACAGTTTCAGCTGGGTTGCTGGCATCGGAGAGTattgaatcatataaatggcttctGAATTCATTTTTAAAGTCATTTGGTCGGCAACCAAATGTTGTAGTGACGGATCAAGACCCTGctatgaaacaggctattgaggaggttttcCCTATTAGCAGACGCAgattgtgcatgtggcacataatgaaaaaagtggcagataag CATTTATTGTTATTGGTTGGACACGATTTGTGTAATAatgatgagtttaaaaggaggatgtgcgacATTGTTTGGACTGATTCGATTGAGCCCGAAGAATTTGAGAGACAGTGGAAATTGGTGATGATTGAGTTCGGTCTCACTGAaaacaaatggattgatgatatgtttgggatgagatccatgtggattccgGCTTTTTACCGGCATGAGCCAATGTCGGGTCTTATGAGAACAACTTCAAGatcagaga CTGATTGGAGTCAAACTACCTTGGGAAAAGATGCTGCTAAGATCTACACCAGGTCTATATTTTTTGATCAGCAATTAGAGATACATGGAACAATTTCCGAATGTTTGCCGATGGACACCAAAGTTGAAGGTCCACGTATCAGAATATTGTTGAAGGACTTTAAAGCACATGGCGATGGTTTATTGGAG GGAAAAAAGAAGATGGAGGGTGTCCAGATTGAAAATGGTGGGAGAGACAAAGACAACGAGGTTGAAGACGACGAAGAAGAAGATGACTTTGAAGATTACAGTAGTGATGATGTATCTGAAGAAGATCAGTGGGAAGAGGTGTCTGAAGATGACGAGGATGAGTAG